From the Rhodococcus sp. NBC_00297 genome, one window contains:
- a CDS encoding helicase-associated domain-containing protein: MTDNEGTPADTLTEWLSARSGDELAELLRLRPDLTIPPPPTLEVLAGRSEQRASVLRAAEDLDTTCLTVVELLAHEGADTAPVARARLDEIVGRRATKKAVDAALSVLRARALVRGTTSLTLVAAARDAVPWRVGRFFDVDASLTAEVVGAKLAEIDDRSRELLTTLTRSSSIGRTRDAAPGTPADRPVQRLLAAGLLTWLDDNTVELPPQVSQVLRGEPVTDPVSLAPPAASTTAVGVADVDAAAAGEALELLRHCEDIVDSLSRTPAPALKAGGLGVREIRRIAKAADLDEARVGLLVEVLAGAGLIAVGLPDPGPLTDIDDMWTPTPAVDAWVTASPAQRWATLAGAWLDLPRVPWLIGMRDANDKPIAALSDEARSAAAPRDRRIVLGVIADLASGKALATEDVVRIATWRRPRLAARLGVGPVSRYLAEAGALGVVGRGALSTPGRALIGDPSSAAAAMHRVLPDPIDHVLVQADLTVVAPGPLTPELAQRMATVADIESAGAATMYRIDERTLRRALDGGTTAAELHALFATHSRTPVPQSLTYLIDDVARRHGRLRAGMASSFVRCEDPALLAEVLSSPAAEALALRALAPTVAISQAPLADVLAGLRAAGFAPAGEDSSGTIVDVRDRGARVVPRRGRSPYRTPAVPTDEQLGRLVSEMRAGTRAGEVRRTERERVRSDGTRASGAATIALLQRAALSRSPISIGYVDAAGVSSNRVVEPVTVGGGQLDAWDPDAGVMRHFTLHRITSVALLA; the protein is encoded by the coding sequence ATGACCGACAACGAGGGCACGCCGGCGGACACACTCACCGAGTGGTTGTCCGCGCGCAGCGGCGACGAACTGGCCGAACTGCTGCGGCTCCGCCCCGATCTGACCATCCCGCCGCCGCCCACACTCGAGGTTCTGGCGGGCCGGTCCGAGCAACGTGCCTCGGTACTGCGCGCGGCCGAGGACCTGGACACCACGTGCCTGACCGTCGTGGAGCTGCTCGCGCACGAGGGCGCCGACACCGCCCCGGTCGCCCGCGCCCGACTCGACGAGATCGTCGGCCGCCGAGCGACGAAGAAGGCGGTCGACGCGGCTCTGTCGGTGTTGCGTGCGCGTGCGCTGGTGCGCGGCACGACGTCGCTCACCCTGGTCGCGGCCGCACGCGACGCCGTGCCGTGGCGGGTCGGACGGTTCTTCGACGTCGACGCCTCGCTCACCGCCGAGGTGGTCGGTGCGAAGCTCGCGGAGATCGACGACCGCAGCCGTGAGCTGCTCACCACGCTGACCCGCTCGTCGTCGATCGGCCGGACGCGCGACGCTGCACCCGGTACGCCCGCGGATCGGCCCGTCCAGCGCCTGCTCGCCGCCGGGCTGCTCACCTGGCTCGACGACAACACGGTCGAACTGCCGCCGCAGGTCTCGCAGGTACTCCGCGGCGAGCCCGTCACCGATCCGGTGTCGCTGGCCCCACCGGCGGCGTCGACCACCGCTGTCGGGGTGGCGGACGTCGACGCGGCCGCCGCCGGGGAGGCCCTCGAGCTGCTGCGGCACTGCGAGGACATCGTCGACTCGCTCTCCCGCACACCCGCGCCCGCACTCAAGGCGGGGGGACTCGGCGTCCGGGAGATCCGACGCATCGCAAAGGCAGCCGATCTCGACGAGGCGCGGGTCGGCCTGCTGGTCGAGGTCCTGGCGGGCGCCGGACTCATCGCGGTGGGGCTGCCCGATCCGGGACCGCTCACCGACATCGACGACATGTGGACGCCCACCCCCGCGGTCGACGCGTGGGTCACCGCATCGCCGGCACAGCGCTGGGCCACCCTGGCCGGAGCCTGGCTGGATCTGCCCAGGGTGCCGTGGTTGATCGGCATGCGCGACGCCAACGACAAGCCGATCGCCGCACTGTCCGACGAGGCCCGCTCGGCCGCCGCGCCCCGAGACCGGCGGATCGTGCTGGGCGTGATCGCCGATCTTGCCTCGGGAAAGGCCCTCGCCACCGAGGACGTCGTCCGCATCGCCACCTGGCGCAGGCCACGCCTCGCCGCTCGCCTGGGCGTCGGCCCGGTCTCCCGCTACCTGGCCGAGGCCGGCGCTCTCGGGGTCGTCGGCCGCGGAGCACTGTCCACCCCCGGACGCGCACTGATCGGTGATCCGTCCTCGGCCGCGGCGGCGATGCACCGCGTCCTGCCCGACCCCATCGACCACGTTCTGGTCCAGGCCGACCTGACCGTCGTCGCCCCCGGGCCGTTGACTCCCGAGCTCGCGCAGCGGATGGCGACGGTCGCGGACATCGAGTCGGCGGGCGCCGCGACGATGTACCGCATCGACGAGCGGACGCTGCGACGTGCTCTGGACGGCGGCACCACCGCCGCGGAGCTCCATGCCCTCTTCGCCACCCACTCTCGGACGCCCGTCCCGCAGTCGCTGACCTACCTCATCGACGACGTCGCCCGGCGCCACGGACGCCTGCGTGCCGGGATGGCGTCGTCCTTCGTCCGCTGCGAGGACCCCGCACTGCTCGCGGAGGTGCTCTCCTCCCCCGCCGCCGAGGCCCTCGCGTTGCGGGCACTGGCCCCGACCGTCGCGATCTCGCAGGCGCCGCTGGCCGACGTGCTGGCCGGGCTGCGCGCCGCCGGGTTCGCACCCGCGGGCGAGGACTCCTCCGGCACCATCGTCGACGTCCGCGATCGCGGTGCGCGCGTCGTCCCCCGTCGCGGTCGCTCGCCCTACCGCACGCCCGCCGTCCCCACGGACGAGCAACTGGGGCGCCTCGTCTCGGAGATGCGGGCCGGCACCCGAGCCGGAGAGGTGCGCCGGACCGAGCGTGAACGGGTGCGGTCCGACGGCACCCGTGCGTCCGGCGCCGCGACGATCGCGCTTCTCCAGCGCGCCGCGTTGTCCCGCTCACCGATCAGCATCGGTTACGTGGA